In Bradyrhizobium symbiodeficiens, the genomic stretch GGGCCGGTCCGCACCATCTGCACTACACGGCGCTGCCGGATTGGACGCAGACGCTGGGCATGACCTTCTCGATCATGCTGTGGATGCCCTCCTGGGGCGGCATGATCAACGGCCTGATGACGCTGTCTGGTGCCTGGGACAAGCTGCGCACCGACCCCGTGCTGCGCATGCTCGTGGTCTCCGTCGCCTTCTACGGCATGTCGACCTTCGAAGGCCCGATGATGTCGATCAAGGTGGTCAACTCGCTCAGTCACTACACCGACTGGACCATCGGCCACGTGCATTCCGGCGCGCTCGGCTGGGTCGGCTTCGTCTCCTTCGGCGCGCTCTACTGCCTGGTGCCGTGGGCCTGGAATCGCAAGGAGCTCTACAGCCTGAAGCTGGTCAACTGGCACTTCTGGATCGCGACCCTCGGCATCGTCCTCTACATCTCGGCGATGTGGGTGTCCGGCATCCTGCAGGGCCTGATGTGGCGCGCCTACACTTCGCTCGGCTTCCTCGAATATTCCTTCATCGAGACCGTCGAGGCGATGCATCCCTTCTACATCATCCGTGCTGCCGGCGGGGCGCTGTTCCTGATCGGCGCGCTGATCATGGCCTATAATCTCTGGATGACGGTTCGCGTCGGCGAGGCGGAAGTCCAGATGCCCGTCGCTCTTCAGCCGGCGGAATGAGGAGCAAACCATGTCGTTCTGGACACGCCACCAAGTCTTCGAAAAGAACTCCATCATCCTGGTCGTCGGCATCCTGCTGGTGATCGCGGTCGGCGGTCTCGTCGAGATCACCCCGCTGTTCTACCTCAAGAGCACGATCGAGAAGGTCGACGGGGTCAGGCCCTACACGCCGCTGGAGCTCGCCGGGCGCAACGTCTACGTCCGCGAGGGCTGCTATCTCTGCCACTCGCAGATGATCCGTCCGCTGCGCGACGAGGTCGAGCGTTACGGCCACTTCTCGCTCGCCGCCGAGAGCATGTTCGACCACCCGTTCCAGTGGGGCTCCAAGCGTACCGGTCCCGACCTCGCCCGCGTCGGCGCCAAATATTCCGACGACTGGCACGTCACCCATCTGACCAACCCGCGCGCGATCGTGCCGCAGTCGGTGATGCCGGGTTATCCATTCCTCAGCCAGAGCGAGGTCGATCCGGACACGATCGCCGACCACATGCGGACGCTGAGGACGGTTGGCGTACCCTACACGGACGACCAGATCGCCAGCGCCGGCGCCGACATGAAGGCCCAGGCCGATCCGGACAACGCCGGCAGCGACGCCTTCAACAAGCGCTATGCCAAGGCCGTCGTACGCAATTTCGACGGCAAGGTCGGTTCGCCTACCGAGATGGACGCGCTGATCGCGTACCTGCAGATGCTCGGCACGCTGGTCGACTTCAAGATCTACAACGAGAAAGCCAATCTTCGCTGAGAAGGCATGAACGATGAAAGCCATCCTGACACTCGACAATCTCGCGTCCGGTCTCGTGACCACGATCTGGACGCCGGTGTTCGTCGCGATCTTTCTCGCGATCATCGCCTACGCATTTTGGCCCCGTAACAAGGCTGCCTTCGACGAAGCAGCGCACCTGCCGTTGCGGGAGGAGTGAGAGACATGACCGACCATCATAGCGACATCGATTCCGTCTCCGGCAAGTCCACGACCGGGCACGAGTGGGACGGCATCAAGGAGCTCAACACACCGCTGCCACGCTGGTGGGTGATCACCTTCTATCTCACCATCGTCTGGGCGATCGCCTACTGGATCGTCTATCCGGCCTGGCCGCTGATCGCCAGCAACACCACGGGCATGTTCGGCTACTCCTCGCGCGCCGACGTTGCCGTCGAACTCGCCAACCTCGAGAAGATCCGAGGTGGCAAGATGGTGGCGCTGGGCGCGGCCTCGCTCGCCGATATCGAGAAGGACCCGGCCTTGCTGGCGCTCGCCCGCGCCAAGGGCAAGACCGTGTTCGGCGACAATTGCGCGCCGTGCCACGGCTCCGGCGGTGCCGGCGCCAAGGGTTATCCGAACCTGAACGACGACGACTGGCTGTGGGGCGGCACGCTCGACCAGATCATGCAGACCATCCAGTTCGGCGCGCGCTCCGGTCATGCCAAGACGCATGAGGGCCAGATGCTCGCCTTCGGCAAGGACGGCGTGCTGAAGGGCGACGAGATCGTCACGGTCGCCAATTACGTGCGGTCGCTGTCGGGCCTGTCGACCCGCAACGGCTTCGATGCCGCCAAGGGCGAGAAGATCTTTGCGGAGAATTGCGTCGCCTGCCACGGCGACGGCGGCAAGGGCAACCAGGAGATGGGCGCGCCGAACCTGACCGACAAGATCTGGCTCTACGGCTCCGACGAGGCGAGCCTGGTCGAGACCATCAGCCAGGGCCGCGCCGGCGTGATGCCGGCCTGGGAAGGGCGGCTCGATCCCGCCACCATCAAGGCGATGGCCGTCTACGTCCACTCGCTGGGCGGCGGAAAATAGTCGAAGACGTGCCGATCGGCGGCCGAACGGGGGCGAACAAATTCGCCCCCGTTTGCGCTGGATCAACTGACCCAGCGGCATCGGGTCTAGGTTTAATCGCACCTTCCAAGGCGACTGAAGCGATGAACAAGACCGTGAACCCCAAAGACCTCACGTCGGATGGCGACGGACCGCTCTACGCTGCCCACAAGAAAGTCTATCCCCAGAGCGTCTCCGGCACATTCCGACGGATCAAATGGGGCCTGATGGCGATCTGCCTCGGGGTTTACTACTTCCTCCCCTTCGTGCGCTGGAACCGCGGCCTTGGCGCCCCCAGCCAGGCGGTGCTGATCGATCTACCCAACAGCCGCTTCTATTTCTTCTTCATCGAGCTGTGGCCACAGGAGGTCTACTACTTTACCGGCCTGTTGATCGTGGCGGCTGTGGCGCTGTTCCTGATGAACTCGGTCGGCGGCCGCATCTGGTGTGGTTATCTCTGTCCGCAGACGGTGTGGACCGACGTGTTCTACGCCGTCGAGCGTCTGATCGAGGGTGACCGGCGCGAGCGGATGAAGAAGGACAAGTCGTCCGACCCGATGAAGCTCGAGCGCATCTCCGAGATCGTGCTCAAGCATTCGATCTGGCTGCTGATCGCGTGGTGGACCGGCGGCGCCTGGGTGCTCTATTTCAACGATGCGCCGACGCTGGTGAAGGAGCTCGTCACCTTCCAGGCGCCCATGATCGCCTATATCTGGATCGGCATCCTCACCGCGACGACCTACGTGCTCGCCGGCTTCATGCGCGAGCAGGTCTGCACCTATATGTGCCCGTGGCCGCGCATCCAGGCGGCCCTGACCGACGAATGGGCGCTGAACGTCACCTATCGCTACGACCGCGGCGAGAAGCGCACCTCGGTCAAGAAGGCGGCCGAGTTGCGAGCGCTCGGTCAGCAGGTCGGCGACTGCGTCGACTGCTATCAATGCGTCGCGGTCTGCCCGACCGGCATCGACATCCGCAACGGGCCACAACTCGAATGCATCCAGTGCGGGCTCTGCATCGACGCCTGCGACAACGTCATGACCAAGATCGGTCGGCCGAAGCGGCTGATCGGCTACGACAACGACATCAACATCCAGCGCCGCCAGGACGGCAAGGCGCCAGTCTACAAGATCGTGCGCGCTCGAACCGTTGTCTACAGCGCGATCATCGCAGCCGTCGGCGGTTTCATGATCTACACGCTCGCGACCCGGAGCCTGCTCGACGTCAACGTGCTGCACGACCGCAATCCGGTCGCGGTCAAGCTCAGCGACGGTTCGATCCGCAACGCCTACACGGTGCGGCTGCTAAACAAGAGCGGCTACGACCGCGTCATCGCCATCGACGCGGAGGGGCCGGTCAATCTCACGATGCACGTCGTCGGGGCCGATTCGGTGACGCCAGACCGGCCGATGATCGTGATCCCGCGCGACTCCACCAGCGAACTCCGGCTGCTCGTCACCGCGCCCGCCGAGAACAATCCGGACAAATCAATTCCCGTCCGCTTCCACGTCATGGACATCGGACTGGGTGTCGCCGCGACCGCCACCGACAATTTCGTCGCGCCGTAAGTTCAGGAGACCGTCATGTCGTCAAAGCCACTGACCGGAACCAAGGTGTTCGTGATGCTGGTCGCCTTCTTCGGCCTCGTGATCGGCGTCAACGTCACGATGATGAAGCTTGCAATCGCGACGCTGCCCGGGACTGACGTCGACAGTCCCTATGCTGCGGGCCTGACCTACGAACACGAGATCTCGGCGGCACACGACCAGGCCGCGCGCAAATGGAAGGTCAACGCCCACATCGAACGCCGCAACGACGGGGGCGCCATGGTCCAGGTCGAAGCGCGCGACGCCAACGGGCAGCCGATCTCGGGGCTGAAGTTCGACGGACGCCTGGAGCGGCCGACCGACAAGCGAGCCGATCTCGCGGTCGCGTTCACCGAAACCGGAATTGGGATCTATCGTGGCGACGCCGCAGCGGTCGCGCCCGGCCAATGGAATCTCGTGATCGAGGGCGAGGCGCGTGGCGAGCGCGTGTTCCTGTCGCGTAACCGCGTGATCCTGAACTGAAGGACTTCGTCATGCAAGTCACGCGGGATTTCTCGCACTATGTCCGCACCGCGGGCGAGGGCGTCCAGCACATCGATCTTGCGGTCGAAGGCGTTCACTGCGCCGGCTGCATGGCCAAGATCGAGCGTGGCCTCTCGGCCATCCCCGACGTCACCCTGGCCCGCGTCAATCTCACCGACCGTCGCGTCGCGCTGGAATGGAAGGCGGGAACGCTCGACCCCGGAAAGTTCATCGATCGCCTCGAAGAGCTTGGCTACAAGGCCTATCCGTTCGAGACCGAGAGCGCGGAAGTGGCGGAAGTCGCCGAATCGCGTTTCCTGCTGCGCTGCCTCGGCGTCGCCGCGTTCGCCACCATGAACGTGATGATGCTGTCGATCCCGGTGTGGTCGGGCAACGTCTCGGACATGCTGCCCGAGCAGCGCGACTTCTTCCACTGGCTCTCGGCGTTGATCGCGTTGCCGGCGGCAGCCTATGCCGGTCAGCCGTTCTTCCGCTCGGCCTGGCGCGCGTTGTCGGCAAAGACGACCAACATGGACGTTCCGATCTCGATCGGCGTGATCCTGGCGCTCGGCATGTCCGTGGTCGAGACCATCCACCATGCCGAGCACGCCTATTTCGACGCGGCGATCATGCTGCTGACTTTCCTGCTGGTCGGCCGCGTCCTCGACCAGAACATGCGGCGGCGGACCCGGGCGGTTGCCGGCAATCTCGCGGCGCTGAAGGCGGAGACGGCCGCGAAGTTCGTCGGCCCTGATGAAATCTCGCAGGTGCCGGTGGCCGCGATCAATCCAGGCGACATCGTGCTGCTGCGGCCCGGCGAGCGCTGCGCGGTCGACGGCACGGTGATCGAGGGACGTTCCGAGATCGACCAGAGCCTGATCACGGGCGAGACGCTCTATGTCACGGCCGAGCAGGGCACGCCGGTCTATGCGGGCTCGATGAACATCTCGGGCACGCTGCGGGTGCGGGTCTCGGCCGCGTCCGAGGCGACGCTGCTCGCCGAGATCACGCGGCTGCTCGACAACGCGCTGCAGGCGCGCTCGCGCTACATGCGGCTCGCCGACCGCGCCTCGCGGCTCTACGCGCCGGTGGTGCATGCGACCGCGCTCATCACCATCCTCGGCTGGGTCGTCGCCGGCGCGTCCTGGCATGATGCGATCGTGACGGGCGTAGCCGTGCTGATCATCACATGTCCCTGTGCGCTGGGGCTTGCCATTCCGACCGTGCAGACCATCGCCTCCGGCACGATGTTCAAGTCCGGGGTGCTGCTGAATTCCGGCGACGCAATCGAGCGGCTGGCCGAGGCGGACCATGTCATCTTCGACAAGACCGGCACGCTGACGCTGCCGGATCTCGAAGTGATGAATGCCGCCGACATTCCCGCCGATGTCTTCGAACTCGCCGGCCGGCTTGCGCTGTCGAGCCATCATCCGGTCGCGGCCGCCGTCGCGCAGGCGGCCGGCGCCAGATCGCCTGTTGTCGGCGCGACCGAAGAAGCCGGGCAAGGCGTCCGTGCGAGCGTGGACGGCGTCGAGCTTCGCCTTGGCCGCCCCTCCTTCTGCGGTGCAGAGGCGCTGATCGGCAGCACCATGGTCGATCCCGAAGCCTCCATCGTTGCTTTCAGCAAGGGCAGCGAAAAGTTCGTCCTCTCGGTCCGCCAGGGCCTGCGGCCGGATGCGAAGGCCGTGATCGCGGCGCTGAAGGCGCGTAACATCGGCATCGAGATTCTCTCCGGCGATCGCGAGCCGGCCGTGAAGGCGGCGGCCCATGTGCTTGAAATCTCCGAATGGCGTGCCGGCGTCACGCCGGCCGACAAGATCGCACGGATCGAGGAATTGAAGCAGCGCGGCGCCAAGGTGCTTATGGTCGGCGACGGCATGAACGATGCGCCGTCGCTCGCGGCAGCCCATGTCTCGATGTCGCCGATCTCGGCCGCGCATCTGAGCCAGGCCACCGCCGACCTGGTCTTCCTCGGCCGGCCACTGGCTCCGGTGGTCGCCGCCATCGACACCTCGCGCAAGGCGCTGCATCTGATGCGGCAGAACCTCTGGCTTGCGATCGGCTACAATGTGCTGGCGGTGCCGGTTGCGATCAGCGGCGTCGTGACGCCCCTGATCGCGGCTGCGGCCATGAGCGGATCCTCGATCCTGGTCATGCTGAATTCGCTGCGGGCGCGCAGCAAGTCGCGGGAGATCGCGTGATGGAGATCCTGGTCATCCTGGTCCCGCTGGCGCTGATGCTCGGAGGCGCCGGTCTGGTCGCCTTTCTCTGGTCGCTCAAAAGTGGCCAGTACGACGATCTCGATGGTGCTGCCTGGCGCGCGATCGCCGACGACGAGCCGCCGCAGGAGGCGCCGGCGAAGCGCTAGCGCCTCAGGGCGAAGGTGAGCATGGCTGCAGCCGCAAGGGCCACGCCCACGCCGAGTACGCACGCGTGCCATCCGAATGCGTCGAACAGGCGCCCGAGCACGGCCGTGCCGACCAGCCCTCCGCAGAAATAGCACGCAAGATAGGTCCCGCTGGCGATGCCGCGGTTGTCGGCAGCCGCCTGTCCGACGAAGCCCGTCGCAGCGGCCTGCGCGAAGAATGTGCCGACGCCGACGAGAACCATGCCGGAGAGGACTTCGCTCAGATGCGGCATCAGCATCAAGGGCAGGCCAAGCCCCGCAATTGCGAGCGCGCCCCAAATCGTCGGACGCGTTCCAAGCCGCGATGCCACCCGGCCGGCCAGAAGCGTCGTGATGACCGACGGCAGAAAGACGAAATAGACGAGGCCCACATCCATCATGCCGAGCGACAGCGGCGGCCGGACCAGAACGAAATTGACGAAGGTGAAGGTGCCGATGAAGGCGAACAGGATGCAAAAGCCGATGCCGAAGGCGGCGCGCAGCCGCGGATTGCGCCAATGCGCGATCGCGACGGCAAGCGGCGATGCGGCCGGCATCATCGCCTGCATCGGCTGCGCGCGTCGGATCGTGAAATAGACCAGCACCGCACCGGTCAGATTGAGCGCCGCGAACAGATAGAAATTCCAGGCGAGGCCGAGTCCGTCGGCCACGGCAGCGGAGATCAGCCGTCCCACGAGGTTGCTTGCGACATTGCCGGTGATGTAGGCGGCAAAGGCGCCGCCTGCATCCATGGCGCTGCACTGCTCGCCGAGATAGGCGAGGGTGAGCGCGAAGGCGGACGCCATGCACAGGCCCTGCGCGACCCGCAAGGCCGTGAAGACGGTGAGATTTGGCGCCGAGGCGAGCAGGCTGGTCGGAATCGCCAGTAGCGCCAGGCTGAGCAGGATGCCGAAGCGCCGGTTGATGTGCGGGCTGAAAAAGCCGACGACGAGGCTGGCTGCGGCCATCCCGAAGGTGCTGGCGTTGACGGCAAAGCCCATCGCCGCCGGCGTGACGCCGTAGTGCCGCGTCAGCGCGGGCAGGATCGCCTGCGTCGCGAAGAGATCGACGACGGTCAGGAATGCGGTGAGCCCGATCACGAGTGAGCGCAGCGCCAGGCCTTGGGAATGCGCCCCCATCGTCGTCGCGGCCCCTGTTGTCGGCGCAGAAAGATCGCTCATGGCGGAATTGTCCTGTGAGGATGTGGCGCCCGGCATGGGGTCCCGGGCGCCACATCCAGTAACGTGCGCTTGGGCTAGTCGCGCTCGTTACATGTGGTGGTCGTTGGGATCCTTGCGGACGTCGCCGACATAGAGAATGACGGTGTCATTGCCGAGGTTCTTCCACCAATGCGAGGTGCCATGGACCTCGGAGCGGATGTCGCCCGCCTTGTGCACGATCGGATCGACGCAGTTGGAGGCGTATTCGACGATCTCGCCCTGCTGCACGAAGATCAAGGCGGGACGGTCGTCGTGGCTGTGCCAGGGCACGATACCGCCGGGCTCGATGGTCAGCTTGCGGAAGCGTAGCTCGCGCCCCTCGATATGTGCGGGCTGCTTGCCGAGGTCGATCGCACCGAGCGTGACGTCGGTAACGCCGACCGGCTTATAGTCGACCATCTGCTGGGCGTTGGGCTTGATCTTGCCGGCCGGGCATTCGCCGGCGGCGACCGGCTGTGCCGAGAGCGTGAGCGCACCGGCGAGGGCAAGGCCCGGCCAGATCAGACGCGACAGGGCATGGCTCCTGGACATGGAAAGTCTCCTGTGTTGGCCGCAACCCCACTGGTCGCCGGCGATGACGGGAGCTTCATCGAGATCGCAGCCATCCTGAAATGCCGGCTTGCTCTCGATGCGATAGCATCGCGCTATGTTGATGCGCGGCGGCTATCAATCCGATTGGGCAACGGCATTTCCGCTTTCGCGGCATTCGGCGTCCGATGGCGGGGCGCCCCATTGGCGGGCGTTCGCGTCAATCGGGAGGAGCCCCTCATGCCGAAATTATCCAAGACCCTGATCGCCACCGCCGCGTTTGCGGTCATCACCACCTCGGCCTTCTCGGAGGCCGCCTGGGACTTCAAGGCCGGCATGGCCTATGTCTATGGCGGCCCCGGCAAGATGTCAGCGATGGCCATGGCCCCTGCCGAGAAGAATCACGAAGCCATGATGAAGAGCGCCAAGAAGGTGCCCGACAACACCGTCTTCTTCATGGACAACGGATCGCTGTACTACACCTCGGGACGGCTCGATCCGACCGGCAATTTCTACGTGAACTGAACGGGTCCTGGCATCGCGGCCGCCCCTTGCGGGCGGCCGAACCCGGAAACTAATATTCCCCAGGAAATGCCGGAGCAGAAGATGACAGCCCTCTCGCCCGCCGACGCCGAACAGCTCAGGCTTGCCTTCCAGCGCTGCCGTGACATGGACGGCACGCTGAACGAACAGCTCCGCGCCTATGCCGACGCCAGCCGTGCGGTCTTTCCGGCCTACGGTGAGGCCGTCGATCGCCTTGTGGCGAGATTGGGCGGCAACGGCGGTGGCGAGTCCGCGCCGCGCCCGGGCGATGCGATGCCGCCATTCATGCTACCGGACGAGGCCGGACGTCTCGTCACGCTGCCGTCGCTGCTGGAGCGTGGTCCGCTCGCCGTGATGTTCTTCCGCGGCCATTGGTGTCCCTATTGCCGGCTGAACGTCCGCGCCGTGGTCCAGGCGCTCGATCGCATCAAGGCCATGGGGGCACAGGTCGTCGCGGTGATGCCGGAGACGCAGGAATATACCGGGCTACTCAAGGCCGAGTCCGGCGCGCCGTTTCCGATCTTGACTGACCTCGACAACGGCTATGCGCTTTCGCTCAATCTTGCGATCTGGCTCGGCGCCGAGATCCAGAGCCTGTTGTCCTATCAGGACATGGCGAGATTCCACGGCAATGACGGCTGGGTGCTGCCGATCCCGGCCGTATTCGTGGTCGGTCGCGACGGCATCGTGACAGCTCGCTTCGTCGATCCCGATTTCCGCAAGCGCATGGAGATCGATGATCTGCTCGCGGCGCTGGAGAGTGCGGGCAGAGAGAACTGAGCGCTCGCGCTTTCTGCCGTCTCCCGCAAGAGGAGAGGGGAAGAGCCGATCGGCATCCCCGCTACCCCGCAATCTCGCGCCAGTCGGCGCCGCGCAGCATGCGCATCACGGCGTTGGCCACCGCAGTGCGCTGGCGGCCGGCCACCCCATAAAGGCTGACGGTGCGGCGGGCGTCCAGCCCGGCGACGGCGGCGCGCGTCAATGTCTGCGGCAGGGGCGAGGTATGCGGCACCATGGCAACGCCGATGTCGGCTTCGACCAACTCGATCAGGTCGCGCTCGCTCGAGATCTCGTGGCCATGCTCGATGCCGTGCTCGCGCAGGCTTACGGAGATGCGGCGCCCGTGCTCGCAATAAGTCCGGTTCAGCAATTGCTCCGAGCGCAAATCCTCCAGTTCGATCGTGCTGCGGCCGGCCAGCCGGTGTCCGTCGCCAACGACAAGATCGAAGCTCTCGGTGAACAGTGGCCAGGCGTCGAGCCGGTCCCAGGCCTCGTCGATCTCGGCGGCGATGCCGAGCTCGGCTTCGCCCTTCTTGAGGAAATCGCCGACCTCGCGGCTGGTCCCGCGCAGGAAGCGCAATTCGAGCCGGTTGAACTGCCGCCTGATCTCGTTGAGATGGGGAATGAGCAGTGCGAGATCGATCGAATGCGTCAGCGCGATGCGGAGCGCGCCGACCTCACCGCTTTTGAACGAGGAGGCGAGCGAGCGCGCGCCGGCGGCGGCGTCGAAACACTGCTTCAGGAGCGGATGCATGCGCTGGCCGAGCTCGGTGAGTTGCGCCGCCGGCCGCTCGCGGCGAAACAGGTCGCCGCCAAGCTCGGCCTCGAGCTGCTTGATCGCGCGCGTCAGCGAGGGCTGTGTGACGTTGCACTCCTCGGCCGCGCGCGTGAAATTGAGCAGCTGCGCCACCGCGAGGAAATAGCGGACCTGGTGCATTTCCATGGATCGGCTCCCGGCAAGATAGGGCGATCCTATCGGATCGAACCGGCGAATGACATCCCACCCGCAATAGCGCGCGCCTATGGATTCGGAAGCCAGCCGGTATTTCCGTTTGGGCCGCCGATCCTCCAGCGTCTGCGAAAGTTGGAAGTCCAGCCATCGCCAACGAGGACCAGGTCATGAACATGCCGCTGAAGCTGCAGACATCTCAGCCCGCACGCGCGTTGGCCGGCAAGGTGGCGCTGGTCACGGGCTCGACCAGCGGTATCGGCCTCGGCATTGCACGTGCGCTGGCGGCGGCCGGCGCCGACGTTGTGTTGAACGGTCTTGGCGTCGCCGCCGAGATCGGCCGGACGCGGGAGCAGATCGCCGCCGAGTTCAGCGTCAAGGCGAGCTACTCTCCGGCCGACATGACGAGGCCAAAGTCGATTGCCGAGATGATCGCGGCGACCATCGCCCAGGCCGGCCGGCTCGACATCCTCATCAACAATGCCGGCATCCAGCATGTCGCGCCGCTCGAGCAGTTTCCGGTCGAGAAATGGGAGCAGATTCTCGCCATCAATTTGACTTCGGCATTCCACACGACGCGGCTCGCGCTACCCGCGATGCGCCAGAACCGTTTTGGCCGGATCATCAACATCGCCTCCGCGCACGGCCTGGTCGGCTCGCCGTTCAAGGCGGCCTATGTCGCCGCCAAGCACGGCATCGTCGGCCTGACGAAAGTCACGGCGCTGGAGACCGCGGAGGAAGGCATCACCTGCAATGCGGTCTGTCCCGGCTACGTCTCCACGCCGCTGGTCGAAGCGCAGATCGACGGGCAGGCCAAGGCGCACGGCATTTCCCGCGATCAGGTGATCCGCGACGTGCTGCTCGCGCAGCAGCCGAACAAGCGCTTTGCCACGGTCGAGGAGCTGGGCGCGCTGACGGTGTTCCTGTCGACGGATGCTGCCGCTTCGATCACCGGGGTTGCGCTGCCGGTCGACGGCGGCTGGACCGCGCATTAACATGGGACGGCGCAACAACAAGTCGTCGCCCACTGCGAACATCCGGGTATTGCAGGCTGATCAGGAGCAAACCATGAGCGGTACGCAGGACAACACGCGAAGCAAGGCCTCGGACCTGCCGGGTCAGGTCGTCCTCGTGCTCCAGGGGGGCG encodes the following:
- a CDS encoding 3-hydroxybutyrate dehydrogenase — protein: MNMPLKLQTSQPARALAGKVALVTGSTSGIGLGIARALAAAGADVVLNGLGVAAEIGRTREQIAAEFSVKASYSPADMTRPKSIAEMIAATIAQAGRLDILINNAGIQHVAPLEQFPVEKWEQILAINLTSAFHTTRLALPAMRQNRFGRIINIASAHGLVGSPFKAAYVAAKHGIVGLTKVTALETAEEGITCNAVCPGYVSTPLVEAQIDGQAKAHGISRDQVIRDVLLAQQPNKRFATVEELGALTVFLSTDAAASITGVALPVDGGWTAH